One window of Candidatus Nitrospira kreftii genomic DNA carries:
- a CDS encoding hypothetical protein (conserved exported protein of unknown function), with the protein MKSSQLLRVGLLVMLLGAMQACSQNGVEPKATGTVASAPAEVRDGEQKFNTNCSMCHGIGGIGTAQGPPLVHKVYEPNHHGDAAFQRAAANGVKAHHWQFGDMPKIAAVTPEDVDRIVQYVRWLQKQAGIF; encoded by the coding sequence ATGAAGTCATCACAACTGCTGCGGGTTGGCCTCCTTGTCATGCTGCTCGGTGCGATGCAGGCCTGTAGCCAGAACGGGGTTGAACCAAAGGCGACCGGAACGGTGGCTTCTGCTCCAGCCGAGGTACGTGACGGCGAGCAGAAATTCAACACGAACTGTTCAATGTGTCACGGCATCGGTGGAATCGGAACCGCTCAAGGCCCACCGTTGGTTCACAAAGTCTATGAGCCGAATCATCATGGCGACGCGGCGTTCCAGCGAGCCGCTGCCAATGGGGTAAAAGCCCATCATTGGCAGTTCGGGGACATGCCGAAGATTGCTGCCGTCACGCCTGAGGACGTGGATCGGATTGTGCAATACGTACGCTGGCTTCAGAAGCAAGCCGGAATTTTTTAG
- a CDS encoding hypothetical protein (conserved protein of unknown function): MATKTQGKKKAEVKLKSAAPTTKKPQPIAAGTATVAKTAPEVEVDAPLRPKETPKEREARERRQELLHKMLLGKRQEIIKEIEDSLGQSLTEDQQRRLESARDVGDQALMDLERELGISLMEMRNRRRQSIDEALMRLHEGTYGVCAECGIEISEKRLQAVPFAKLCVECQSRAELLEKIEREEDRD; this comes from the coding sequence ATGGCGACGAAAACGCAGGGCAAGAAAAAAGCTGAAGTGAAATTGAAGTCGGCAGCGCCTACCACTAAGAAACCACAGCCGATCGCCGCGGGCACAGCGACAGTCGCTAAGACGGCCCCCGAAGTTGAAGTTGATGCTCCTCTGCGTCCAAAGGAAACTCCTAAAGAGCGGGAGGCACGGGAACGGCGGCAAGAATTGCTCCATAAGATGTTGCTCGGTAAACGCCAGGAAATCATTAAGGAGATCGAAGACAGTCTTGGGCAATCCCTAACCGAAGACCAGCAGCGGCGCTTGGAATCAGCGCGCGATGTCGGCGATCAAGCCTTGATGGACCTGGAGCGTGAGCTGGGAATTTCCTTGATGGAAATGCGTAACCGTCGGCGACAGTCGATTGATGAAGCGTTGATGCGTTTACACGAAGGCACCTATGGAGTGTGTGCTGAGTGCGGAATCGAAATCAGTGAAAAACGCCTCCAAGCCGTTCCCTTCGCCAAACTTTGCGTGGAATGTCAATCTCGCGCTGAGTTACTGGAGAAAATCGAACGAGAGGAAGATCGCGACTAG
- a CDS encoding adenine phosphoribosyltransferase, with product MTAVNYQALIREVPDFPKPGILFYDITTLLKNPAAVQSLADQLTTRYQNRGITKVVGIESRGFIFGGILAARLGSGFVPVRRPGKLPADCYEVKYSLEYGHNSLTVHRDAIEIGEHVLIVDDLLATGGTAEATVNLVRQLGGTIVGLDFLVELKSLNGREKLAGYDVHSTITYP from the coding sequence GTGACCGCAGTTAACTATCAAGCGCTTATTCGAGAAGTGCCGGACTTTCCGAAGCCTGGCATTCTGTTTTACGACATCACTACTCTGTTGAAGAACCCCGCAGCCGTTCAAAGCCTTGCCGACCAATTGACGACTCGGTATCAAAATCGAGGAATTACGAAGGTCGTTGGTATCGAATCCCGCGGGTTTATTTTTGGCGGGATCCTTGCGGCGCGCCTAGGATCCGGATTTGTTCCGGTTCGCAGGCCTGGAAAACTTCCGGCCGATTGTTATGAAGTTAAATACAGCCTCGAATACGGTCACAACAGCCTCACCGTGCATCGTGATGCAATCGAGATTGGAGAACATGTCCTGATCGTCGACGATCTCCTTGCTACCGGGGGAACAGCCGAAGCGACGGTCAACCTAGTTCGTCAACTGGGCGGCACGATCGTTGGACTTGACTTTCTAGTCGAGCTGAAAAGCTTAAACGGACGTGAGAAGCTTGCCGGGTATGACGTTCATTCGACCATCACGTATCCCTAA
- a CDS encoding hypothetical protein (conserved protein of unknown function) yields the protein MKACWQALVGVIVTVLCSLSGCIDPPTSPYVDVRDTVTRIDELRPVAEQGSAEEQYHLGLQYEKARPRDHREAVRWYRMAAMQRHAGAFYRLCALSDIGRGIPQDYQEALRWCRLAADHRHGAAMFLIATYYEKARGVPKDVVQAYQWYNLAAANGYEDGAKWRDRLARDMTPTQIAQAQFLARNWKPKGEEPSQEHEAPDSFQPE from the coding sequence ATGAAGGCCTGTTGGCAAGCGCTCGTCGGGGTAATTGTGACAGTGTTGTGTAGTCTATCAGGATGCATCGACCCGCCAACCTCTCCCTACGTAGATGTACGAGACACTGTGACAAGGATCGACGAACTGCGACCGGTGGCCGAGCAAGGAAGCGCCGAAGAGCAGTACCATCTTGGCCTGCAGTACGAAAAAGCAAGGCCGCGGGACCATCGAGAAGCCGTCCGTTGGTATCGTATGGCCGCGATGCAGCGGCATGCAGGCGCCTTCTACAGACTCTGCGCCCTATCGGACATAGGACGAGGCATACCCCAAGACTATCAAGAAGCGCTCCGGTGGTGCCGTCTGGCCGCAGACCATCGACATGGGGCAGCCATGTTTCTGATCGCAACGTATTATGAGAAAGCTCGAGGTGTTCCAAAGGACGTGGTTCAAGCCTACCAGTGGTATAACTTGGCTGCGGCCAATGGGTATGAGGACGGCGCCAAATGGCGAGACCGTCTTGCCCGTGATATGACGCCAACTCAAATCGCACAAGCTCAATTTCTTGCGCGAAATTGGAAGCCGAAAGGCGAAGAGCCATCGCAGGAGCACGAGGCCCCCGATTCCTTCCAACCTGAATAG
- a CDS encoding 7-cyano-7-deazaguanine synthase yields the protein MDGHISERAVVLASGGLDSTVAAAVARRDGYTLTLLTIDYQQRHAVEIQRAKQVAEVLDAERHVVVRVDLRAIGGSALTDTLPVPKDRSGSERCQDIPLTYVPSRNLIFLSLAAAQAEVVDASVIYFGANVVDYSGYPDCRQEFIEAVEAVLRLGTKAGMTGKQITIRTPLLHLSKVDIIRLGLTLNAPFHLTHSCYDPIGTVACGHCDSCLIRRQGFREAGVVDPIQYAVC from the coding sequence ATGGATGGGCACATCTCCGAGCGGGCGGTGGTTCTTGCCAGTGGAGGTCTGGATTCCACTGTCGCAGCGGCTGTTGCGCGGCGGGATGGATACACACTCACTCTGTTGACGATCGATTACCAACAACGCCACGCTGTAGAGATTCAACGTGCCAAGCAAGTCGCGGAAGTTCTGGACGCTGAACGACATGTCGTAGTACGCGTTGATCTGCGGGCCATCGGCGGATCGGCACTCACCGACACGCTGCCGGTGCCGAAGGATCGGAGTGGATCCGAGCGGTGCCAGGATATCCCTCTCACCTACGTGCCAAGTCGAAATTTGATCTTTCTGTCGCTGGCTGCTGCACAGGCAGAAGTGGTCGATGCCTCGGTCATTTATTTCGGAGCGAATGTGGTCGACTATTCCGGATATCCTGACTGCCGCCAGGAGTTCATAGAAGCGGTCGAAGCGGTGCTTCGACTCGGAACGAAGGCAGGTATGACAGGGAAACAGATTACGATACGGACACCGTTACTGCACTTAAGTAAGGTGGACATCATTCGGCTGGGTCTGACGCTGAACGCCCCCTTTCATCTCACGCATAGTTGTTATGACCCCATTGGGACGGTCGCCTGTGGTCACTGTGATAGTTGTCTCATTCGGAGACAAGGGTTTAGAGAGGCGGGAGTTGTAGATCCGATCCAGTATGCGGTATGTTGA
- a CDS encoding RNA polymerase sigma factor — protein MSEARRQTVDDMGASESTDTADQGERETNRSEGLDTLKSYLREVRRSTLLTFKQEQQLGKRVMAGDEQARQQMIESNLRLVISIGKRYMHRGFPFSDIVEEGNLGLIKAVEKFNYKRGFRFSTYASWWIRQYIERAIINQGKLVRLPVHVVERLNRYLNRVEQLVQELGREPRAVEVAAKMKTSEDEVLDLKQLVRTTCSLDSPLNDRTDTFLRDVIEDPTGLSPDETADGVRRRAKLMKWVRELPEKEQTVIVSRFGLDGDEAKTLEEIGRTMGLTRERVRQIEMAALVRLRNTIERKTMTQADLL, from the coding sequence ATGAGTGAGGCTCGGAGACAGACCGTCGACGACATGGGGGCCTCGGAGTCCACCGACACTGCGGATCAGGGAGAGCGCGAGACCAACCGATCAGAAGGACTTGATACACTGAAAAGTTACCTTCGTGAGGTGCGTCGATCGACGCTTTTGACGTTCAAACAAGAGCAACAGCTTGGGAAGCGGGTGATGGCGGGTGATGAGCAAGCCCGTCAGCAGATGATCGAATCCAATCTGCGGCTCGTGATCAGCATCGGGAAACGGTATATGCATCGAGGATTTCCCTTTTCCGACATCGTGGAAGAAGGGAACTTGGGTCTGATTAAAGCCGTCGAAAAATTCAATTATAAACGAGGGTTTCGTTTCAGCACCTATGCCTCCTGGTGGATTAGACAGTACATTGAACGAGCTATTATTAATCAGGGGAAGCTGGTGCGTTTACCGGTGCATGTGGTAGAGCGTCTCAATCGGTATTTGAATCGTGTTGAACAGTTGGTTCAAGAACTTGGGCGGGAGCCGAGAGCAGTGGAAGTGGCCGCCAAGATGAAGACCTCTGAAGACGAAGTCTTGGACTTGAAGCAGTTGGTACGTACCACTTGTTCGCTTGACAGTCCCCTCAATGACCGGACTGATACGTTTCTTCGCGATGTGATCGAAGATCCGACCGGGCTCTCGCCGGACGAGACGGCTGATGGTGTGCGAAGACGGGCGAAACTCATGAAGTGGGTGAGGGAGTTGCCTGAGAAAGAGCAAACTGTTATTGTGTCACGGTTCGGGCTCGATGGAGATGAAGCAAAGACGTTGGAAGAGATCGGCCGTACCATGGGATTAACACGTGAACGGGTCCGGCAGATCGAGATGGCGGCGTTAGTTCGGCTTCGGAACACCATCGAGCGAAAAACAATGACACAGGCGGATCTGCTCTAA
- a CDS encoding putative Beta-lactamase: MGQQVSTSLLSRKMVQRQLPYMFMILVGLLVMLPLTSGCTAPPPAPTSQPLIGGQEVSEILKRAEAGNPDAQNRIGVLYSEGRGLPQNYLEAKDWFKKAADQGHADAQVNLGTLYSLGQGAPYSDHMALFWFQKAAEQRNALAFAKLGMMYERGRGVPQSLVDAHMWYNLSAAYGETRAAEARNAVATRMTAPQIADAEERAKQWNPKQR; the protein is encoded by the coding sequence ATGGGCCAGCAGGTATCAACTTCTTTACTCTCTAGAAAAATGGTTCAGCGGCAGCTGCCCTACATGTTTATGATCCTCGTAGGGCTGCTTGTGATGCTGCCACTCACTTCAGGCTGTACGGCTCCCCCCCCTGCTCCCACTTCTCAACCGCTCATCGGTGGACAAGAGGTAAGCGAGATACTCAAACGCGCGGAGGCCGGCAACCCCGATGCTCAAAACCGAATAGGCGTGCTCTATAGCGAAGGGCGGGGCCTCCCACAAAATTACCTTGAAGCGAAGGATTGGTTCAAAAAAGCGGCTGATCAGGGCCATGCGGATGCTCAAGTCAACCTCGGTACGCTTTATTCTCTGGGACAGGGCGCGCCCTACAGCGATCACATGGCCTTGTTCTGGTTTCAGAAGGCCGCAGAACAGCGAAATGCGCTGGCTTTTGCGAAGCTCGGCATGATGTATGAGCGTGGGCGTGGTGTACCGCAAAGCCTCGTTGATGCACACATGTGGTACAACCTCTCCGCGGCCTACGGTGAAACTCGTGCCGCCGAGGCTCGGAATGCGGTGGCAACTCGCATGACTGCCCCGCAGATTGCTGACGCGGAAGAACGGGCGAAACAATGGAATCCTAAACAACGATGA